The BD1-7 clade bacterium genomic interval ATCCTGATGCCCGGGTTACCGTTACATTCCGAATTGATGCCGGTCAAAACCCTGAATTCTTGCGCTCTAGAGTACTATTTACAAATGGAACTTTTGAAGACGTAACAGAGGGCACTAATTGGTCCTCAACAGACGATGCTGTTGTTTTTGTTGGTAATACTGCGCAAGATCAGGATCCTGTGCCGGATCGGGATCAAAAGGGTGCATTAACGGGTGAGAGTGCAACGACCGGGGTAAGAATTGATATCGAATATTCTGACGGCGGTACCGAACCGTTCCGCGCAAACCTGCAGATCATTGTTAACGGGGCTGGGTCAGGCACTTAGCGTTCGTATGCAAGCCTAACGCACCAACATGGCAGCGCCAAACACCCCGGCGCTGTCACCCAATACAGGCTTCACCAACGGAGTTTCAAAACGAGGATTAAACAAGGTTCGCAAGATTGCCTTGCCACCGAGTTGATACAACGCCGTTACGTTGCTCACGCCGCCGCCAATCACAATCACATCCGGATCCAGTATATTCACTACCGCTGCCAATGCTTCGCCAAAACGATCAACCAGATAGTTGATGGTATGTATCGCAGCCTGTTCGCCGGCATCCGCTCGTAAAACGATATCCGCTAAACGCCGGTTTTCGCCAGTCTTTCGATGGTAGTATCGCTCAATCGCCGGGCCAGAAATCACAGTTTCAACGCACCCCTGACGGCCGCAATAACAATCATCGCCCCCCGGCTCAAGGCAGTTATGCCCCCATTCACCGGCAATGCCATGTCGGCCGTTTAATACGTTGCCATCAACAACAATGCCTGAGCCCACACCAGTACCCAAAATCAACCCGAGTACTACTTTCGCCGTTGGATATTGTTGTTTAACTGCACCAAGATGCGTCTCAGCTAAAGCAAAACAATTGGCGTCGTTGGCCATCGTTACGGGGACTTGTAGATGTTCGGCGAGATCTATATCTAACGGCTGGCCGTTTAATTCGGTGGTATTACAATTTTTCATTAACCCCGATTGAGGCGACAGCGTGCCAGGTGTAGCTACACCAACAGCCTCAGGCGTGAGGCCAACGTTTTTTTTGCAGTGGGCAACTAACAGATCCATCTGTCGAAGAATATGGGTGTAACCCTGATGACGTTCCGTGGCAATGCGTTCGCGGATCAGGCACTCGCCCGTCTGGGCATGCATAACGGCACATTCGATCTTGGTTCCGCCCAGATCGATGCCCCACAGAAATTCCGACATGTTGATGTGTCCCTGACTGACGCGTTAGTAAACTCTAACGAATCAGTATGCCGTGTTTTCAAATTTCTTGCGAATAGCCAGGTAATTGATAGCAAAGCTTTGCGGATCAAACGGTGGCTTCATAAATCCCTGAAAATCACCGCGAGGGTTTAACACAAAGATGTAAGCAGAATGATCTACATTGTATTGCTCACCACCGCCCGGGACTTTCTGGAACGCAGCATTCAAATTTGCTGCAAGCTTGGCAATGGTAATGAATTCGCCGGTTAAACCGATAAAATCGGGGTTGAAGAAGGGCACATAGTTGCCAAGCTGTTCAACGGTATCGCGGGCAGGATCAACGCTGACCAGCACAACTTCCGTTGACTGCCGGATATCGTCGTCTTTAATTTCGCCCATGGCATTATTGAGCATAGCCATCGTTGTCGGGCACACATCCGGGCAATGGGTAAAGCCGAAGAATACCAACGACCATTGGCCTTTCAGGTTATCTTTGTTGAAGGTTTGACCGGTATGGTCACGCAGCTCAAAGTTCTTGAGTTTACGTGGTGGATCATACAAAAACACACCACGTTCACGGAATTGTTCTGGCGTTAGCGATGGTGGGTTCAACACCTTATTGAGCAACAAACCAACAATGACAACAATCACTGTTAATACGGCAAAGACTGTCTTCTTTACGCCTGAGTTTGCCATGATGATATCTACTCCACATCTACATCGAACGCCACAACGCCGAACGGTTTAAATCGGTATGCCAATAATCACGTTGGCGGGAATCTTCGGAATCGTCCAGTGATCAACCAGCATAATCAGATACAAGGCCATCAAATAGATAATCGAATATTTGAACGTTGCCATCGGCGCTTTGGGGTTTTTATCGATCATCAACACGATTGCCCAATACAAAAAGCCACCGCCCAGCACTAATGCGCCTAACAAATACAACCAACCACTCAATTTGGTTGCAAAGGGCAGCAAGGTAACGGCAATCATGATGATGGTATAAAACAGGATATGCAGGCGGGTGTAACGCTCGCCATGAGTTACTGGCAGCATCGGGATATCCACCTTGGCGTATTCTTCTTTACGGTGAATCGCCAGCGCCCAGAAATGCGGTGGTGTCCAAGCAAAAATGATCAGCGCCAGCAACAAGCCATTGCCATCCACTTGATTGGTTACCGCAGTCCAGCCAATTAACGGAGGAATGGCACCGGCCAACCCGCCAATAACGATGTTCTGTGGTGTTGCGCGCTTCAAAAACAGGGTGTACACCACGGCATAGCCGAGTAAGCCACCAAGGGTCAACCATGCCGTTAACGGATTGATGAACACCAATAGGATAGCCATGCCTGCAATACCGATGGTGCCAGCAAAAATCACCGCCTGCATCGTCGACAGCTTACCGGTAGCAACCGGGCGCTTGCGGGTACGGGCCATGACAATATCAATACGGCGGTCGACCAGATGATTGACCGCGGCCGCCGAACCGGCACACAACGCAATGCCTAAATTACCCAGCACCAATGTCTGCCAAGCGACCATGCCTGGCGATGCCATAAACATGCCGATAACGGACGTCAATATCATCAACAATACGACGTTAGGCTTGGTGAGTTCGTAATAATCACGCCAGCCTATTTTGTCGTCTACTGCGTTCATGCTTGCCTCTGCCATGCTCGATCTCCCGGTATGCTGGTGTTATGGCGTGAGTTTAGCCGTGGCGATGCGGTAGTTTAGCGTCACCATGGTTAACAGGAGTATGGCGCCGCCGGCGTTATGTAACACCGCCACCGACAATGGAAAGTGGAAAATAATATTGGCCAGCCCTAAGCCCACTTGCAGGAATAGCACACCCAATAGGGTAAATCCCATCACTGTAGTCTCAGCCTGTTTTATCGCACTCAAACGTAAAAACAGGAACACCAAAAATGCCGTTGTGATGATAGCGCCAATGCGGTGGCTCATATGGATGGCAATACGGGCTTCATTTTCCATTTGCCCACCCAAGTAGTTCGGACCGATACCCTGAGAGATATCAAAACCTTTTTTGAAGTCCATATCCGGCCACATCTGATGCTGGCACGTCGGGAAATCCGGGCAGGCTACGGCAGCATAGTTAGACGTTGTCCAGCCACCGAGAGCAATCTGAAGAAAAACCACTAACAAGCCTAATGCGGCAGCGGCTTGCAAGCGTTTAATCCCTTGCAAGGTCTCGGCATCATAGCGCCAGGGGTTGTTACGTAACCGCAAGGCCAGTAACCAGAACAAGGAAACAACGGTAAAACCACCCAACAAATGCAAGGTCACGACTTGTGGCCAAACTTTTAGGGTTACCGTCCACATACCAAACAGGCCTTGCAAAATAACAAATCCAACAATAAATGCCGAGAGCTTAACCGCCGACAGTGACTGTCCACGTTTAAGCCCTAAAACGGCCATTATCGCAAAGATCACCAGCACAATGCCGGCGATGGTCAAATCGAAAAAGTCATGCATGGGGTCAGCGCCAACATCCCATTTGGCCGCCAGCACGATGCGGGTCACCAAGGAAGCCAGCAATACCGTAACGAGCGCGATCAGTGTCCGATTCAGTTTTTTGTCTTGGCTGGCACGAATGCCCAATGCAAAAATAACTAAGCTCACTAATCCGAGCAACGATGCGAATAAGCGGTGCACCTGCTCAGGCCAGGTTTTGTCATGCTCAACCGGGGTTTCATTAAAAACAGCGTTGGCTTTTTCGGTAGAGACTTCGTCGTGCGGCCAGAGAATATGGCCATAACAGGTTGGCCAATCCGGACAGCCTAAACCCGCATCAACCAGGCGGGTAAAAGCCCCTAAGCCGATAACAACAAAGGCCGCAGCAACGGCAAACAGCGCCAGCTTGTGACGCAAAGATGCTGATAGTGTATCCGCAGACATGCTTAACCCGCTGTGATTATCGTTCTTTTGCATCACTGCGCGTACTTAAATAGGTGTTTAAGATCAGACATCATGTGCTTCTCACCAATGGTTTCAGGATAGGCCATCATGACCCAACCCCGGTGATCAACTAACAAGTAAGCCAGGTTGTCTAACTCCAATGATTGATTAGCGATCACTTTTTCCACATTTGCGCTGCTGCCATACAAATTAAGCAGGTGCGGGTAGTCTTTTTTCAGTGATTCCAACTGCGAGGTTGACAGTGTCCCATCAAGATACACGTGGTATCGGCGTAACTTGCCCTGTAATTTACCCAACGCAATGTGCATCTGACGGCTCAAATGCAGGTTGTCGGCGCAGCGTTTACCGCAACTAGGAGAGTCGAGCACCAACAGGGAAAACATCGGCTTTTCATCATCGTATACAAAAGGTTGCCCGTCAGTGCGCGTTAGCGATAGATCTGCAATCGGTTGCACCGGATCCATCAGTTGACCAACCGTTTGTGTACCGAGCATGCCGACTAAATCCAGCTTTCCGGTTTTGACCATATGCATAAGCGTATACGATAACAGTATCAATATGATCGGCATGCCAATGATCAGCATGATCATGTTCTGGTTCTTTTTGCGAACCTGCGGATTTACGTCTTGATCAGTCACGAAGCACCCTTTTCTGAACGATTGCTTACACAGTTGTATGTACCTTGAGCGATATCAGTAGGTACACGTTTTTTTTAAATCATCGATGCACGAATTTTACGATAGTTTCTGCGTGGTATTCGACGCAGACGACCGGCGCGACACACTGGTATATAAAAACAACACAACCAGCAGGGCCGCCATGGCAAACCATTGAAAAGCATAACCGAGGTGTTTTTCCGGGGGCATGGTGATCACCACCCAATTGGGCGTCAAAATCAACCCGTCATCAGTGGCTAGACGCAGCAAAAAATTGACGCGCATTTTACCATCAATCCCCAGCGCACTGTACATATTTTCTACATTCGCGCCTTGTACTACTTTCGGCCAACCTTCGGCGGCAGCCAGATGATCGGTCATCCGGTTCGGCTTCGGCCGATAAAGATAGCCGGTTACCGATACTGCCGTTGTTATCGGCTCAATATGGGGCAACACGCGGCGATCTAGGCTGCCCTGATGCCAGCCTCGCGACACCATAAGCACGTTGCCATTATCCAATTGCAGCGGTTGTACAACCTCATAGCCAAAACGGCCCTTATAAATCTGGTTATCAACGAGAATGACCTTGTCGATAAAATACCCACGCGCAGTCACGTTGCGGTAATCTTGCCATTGCGCTGCCGCAAGGCGTTCAAGCGCGATGGGGTGTTCACCAACCAAAGCACTATGCGCCGCTTGCATGGTCTTTTTTTCGTCAGCCCGGTCTAATTGCCAGAAGCCTGCCGCCAGCGTAATTGGCAAGCAAATCACTACAAAAAGCGCCATTTTCCAGTTAAAGTGCAATCGCATTTTCGTTCGATTATCTCAAGGCAGTGCCGATGGAATCAGTCATTAAAATCGCTATTCTGATCAACTTTGTTCTACTGGTGATCAGTCTTTTCAGCAGCCTTATCTTTGTTTACAAAGAAAAGGGAAAGGGTAACAGAACCTTCTACGCATTATGTATCCGCGCTGGACTGGCGTTGTCATTAATCTTACTGGTGGCGCTCGCCTTGGCCATGGGCATCATTGCTCCCCATGCTCCTTGGGATACTTGGCAGTAACAAGCACCTTGGCATCAGGCCTTTTCTGACGGCCAAAATACAAGGTAATAGCTACCCTTTAGCGTATCTTCACTGCTGCGCGATAGCGTACTGCTCAATTCTATATAGTTCGTTTTCTTAGTGCCGATACTATTCATCAGTAACGGTTAGCGACAACGTATCAAAACTACATCGTCAACGTCACCCACAAAAAAGCCCATCATGTGATGGGCTTTTTTGTGTCCCGCGTCTAACCGTGTTTACACAAAGTAAACCACAACGACTAGGAGGATCCATACAACGTCAACAAAGTGCCAGTACCAAGAAGCTGCTTCGAAGCCGAAGTGATCTTCACTGGTGAAATGCCCTTTGAATACGCTACGGAAGAACTGCACCGATAACATTACTGCACCCATGATAACGTGGAATCCGTGGAAACCCGTCAGCATAAAGAAGGTGGCACCGTAGATACCTGAATCCAGATACAAACCGTAATGCTCGTACGCTTCGTAGTATTCCAGCGCTTGCAAACCCACAAACACAAAGCCCAGTACCAAAGTAGCACCTAACCACGCGTTGAATGCGCCACGCTTGCCCGCTTTCAATGCATGATGAGCAAACTCAAGCAGTACAGAAGAGGTCACCAGCAACAAGGTGTTCCATAATGGC includes:
- the mak gene encoding Fructokinase, whose product is MSEFLWGIDLGGTKIECAVMHAQTGECLIRERIATERHQGYTHILRQMDLLVAHCKKNVGLTPEAVGVATPGTLSPQSGLMKNCNTTELNGQPLDIDLAEHLQVPVTMANDANCFALAETHLGAVKQQYPTAKVVLGLILGTGVGSGIVVDGNVLNGRHGIAGEWGHNCLEPGGDDCYCGRQGCVETVISGPAIERYYHRKTGENRRLADIVLRADAGEQAAIHTINYLVDRFGEALAAVVNILDPDVIVIGGGVSNVTALYQLGGKAILRTLFNPRFETPLVKPVLGDSAGVFGAAMLVR
- the ypmQ_1 gene encoding SCO1 protein, which encodes MANSGVKKTVFAVLTVIVVIVGLLLNKVLNPPSLTPEQFRERGVFLYDPPRKLKNFELRDHTGQTFNKDNLKGQWSLVFFGFTHCPDVCPTTMAMLNNAMGEIKDDDIRQSTEVVLVSVDPARDTVEQLGNYVPFFNPDFIGLTGEFITIAKLAANLNAAFQKVPGGGEQYNVDHSAYIFVLNPRGDFQGFMKPPFDPQSFAINYLAIRKKFENTAY
- the ctaB gene encoding Protoheme IX farnesyltransferase gives rise to the protein MAEASMNAVDDKIGWRDYYELTKPNVVLLMILTSVIGMFMASPGMVAWQTLVLGNLGIALCAGSAAAVNHLVDRRIDIVMARTRKRPVATGKLSTMQAVIFAGTIGIAGMAILLVFINPLTAWLTLGGLLGYAVVYTLFLKRATPQNIVIGGLAGAIPPLIGWTAVTNQVDGNGLLLALIIFAWTPPHFWALAIHRKEEYAKVDIPMLPVTHGERYTRLHILFYTIIMIAVTLLPFATKLSGWLYLLGALVLGGGFLYWAIVLMIDKNPKAPMATFKYSIIYLMALYLIMLVDHWTIPKIPANVIIGIPI
- the ctaA gene encoding Heme A synthase: MQKNDNHSGLSMSADTLSASLRHKLALFAVAAAFVVIGLGAFTRLVDAGLGCPDWPTCYGHILWPHDEVSTEKANAVFNETPVEHDKTWPEQVHRLFASLLGLVSLVIFALGIRASQDKKLNRTLIALVTVLLASLVTRIVLAAKWDVGADPMHDFFDLTIAGIVLVIFAIMAVLGLKRGQSLSAVKLSAFIVGFVILQGLFGMWTVTLKVWPQVVTLHLLGGFTVVSLFWLLALRLRNNPWRYDAETLQGIKRLQAAAALGLLVVFLQIALGGWTTSNYAAVACPDFPTCQHQMWPDMDFKKGFDISQGIGPNYLGGQMENEARIAIHMSHRIGAIITTAFLVFLFLRLSAIKQAETTVMGFTLLGVLFLQVGLGLANIIFHFPLSVAVLHNAGGAILLLTMVTLNYRIATAKLTP